In a genomic window of Hippoglossus stenolepis isolate QCI-W04-F060 chromosome 17, HSTE1.2, whole genome shotgun sequence:
- the scamp3 gene encoding secretory carrier-associated membrane protein 3: MSKYTSFPDPAEDHNPFQDPAVTQHSSNTGYATLDLYNPFDNTTTGPPPPYEATSPSAPSVPAQTPPSRTTPTEPRNYGSYTSQTAVNATTAELLRKQEELEKKARELERRERELESHSLGPGASRQNNWPPLPSFCPVGPCFYQDINVEITQRFQRTVTIMYYFWMFSACTLLFNLISSLAMFCVDPSGGVGLGLAILWGLLFTPCSFVCWYRPMYKAFRSDSSFNFFVFFFIFFAQVVTSVIMTIGIPGWGFSGWIVSLAALNTSVPVGVIMMINAICFTAQAAMGVVMLKKVHSLYRQTDASFQKAQAEFATGVMSNQAVRQAATSAATNAAQGAFTAPR, translated from the exons ATGTCCAAGTACACCAGCTTCCCAGACCCGGCCGAGGACCACAACCCATTCCAG GACCCTGCAGTGACTcaacacagcagcaacacaggaTATGCCACACTGGACCTCTACAACCCATTTGACAACACGACCACTGGA CCTCCGCCACCGTACGAGGCCACTTCCCCCTCTGCTCCATCTGTGCCTGCGCAGACCCCACCCAGCAGGACAACGCCCACTGAGCCACGCAACTATGGCTCCTACACCTCCCAG ACTGCGGTGAATGCCACCACGGCGGAGCTGctgaggaagcaggaggagctggagaagaaagcccgggagctggagaggagggagcggGAGCTGGAGTCGCACAGCCTGGGACCTGGAGCCT CCCGTCAGAATAACTGGCCCCCGCTGCCCTCATTCTGCCCCGTGGGCCCCTGCTTCTACCAGGACATCAACGTGGAGATCACCCAGCGTTTCCAGCGCACTGTCACCATTATGTACTACTTCTGGATGT TCTCCGCTTGCACGCTGCTCTTCAACCTGATCTCCTCCCTGGCCATGTTCTGCGTGGACCCCTCTGGCGGTGTGGGCCTGGGCCTCGCCATCCTGTGGGGGCTCCTCTTCACCCCCTGCTCCTTCGTCTGTTGGTACCGACCTATGTACAAAGCCTTCAG GAGTGACAGCTCCTTCaacttcttcgtcttcttcttcattttctttgccCAAGTGGTCACCTCCGTCATCATGACTATCGGCATCCCAGGATGGGGTTTCAG CGGGTGGATCGTGAGTCTGGCTGCTCTGAATACCAGCGTCCCCGTCGGAGTGATCATGATGATAAATGCCATCTGCTTTACTGCCCAAGCCGCCATGGGGGTCGTCATGCTGAAGAAG GTCCACAGTCTGTACAGGCAGACCGATGCCAGCTTCCAAAAGGCCCAGGCTGAGTTCGCCACCGGAGTCATGTCCAATCAGGCTGTACGCCAGGCCGCCACCAGCGCTGCCACCAATGCCGCCCAGGGGGCCTTCACCGCGCCTCGGTAG
- the rnf115b gene encoding E3 ubiquitin-protein ligase RNF115: MAEAAEAPQHRFFCHCCKCETNPKLPDLVCPRCDSGFIEEVTEDSSLLQDSTSAASEDSNSLFSELWQLLFMERSALLSHPPSSESHPDDSEQVSAGQSRPSLVSPAASADAAAEAQEPESPSQPEQERSSRPEQRPAVEGIVQQFLADLFASNGNPGAAPAALSSMLQLHSNPGDYAWGQGGLDAVITELLGQLESTGPPPAEKEMISSLPKVCVSQEQIDCRLECPVCREEYSLGESVRKLPCLHYFHGHCIVPWLELHDTCPVCRKSLDGVDNSLPPTAEPPEDHSVRTEQPERQVI, from the exons ATGGCGGAGGCTGCGGAGGCACCACAACACCGGTTTTTCTGTCACTGCTGTAAATGTGAAACTAACCCAAAACTCCCG GATCTTGTCTGTCCCAGATGTGACTCTGGCTTCATTGAGGAGGTGACAGAAGACTCCAG TCTCCTGCAGGACAGCACGTCCGCAGCCAGTGAAGACTCAAACTCGTTGTTCTCAGAG TTATGGCAGCTGCTGTTTATGGAacgctctgctctgctgtcgcATCCGCCCTCCTCAGAGTCCCACCCAGATGACAGCGAGCAGGTATCTGCAGGTCAGAGCCGTCCGTCTCTGGTGTCACCAGCTGCCTCCGCCGACGCCGCCGCCGAGGCCCAAGAACCAGAGTCTCCCTCCCAGCCCGAACAAGAGAGGTCGTCCAGGCCGGAGCAAAGGCCTGCAGTGGAAGG GATCGTGCAGCAGTTCTTGGCCGACCTCTTCGCCAGCAACGGGAACCCCGGTGCAGCACCAGCTGCATT ATCCAGCATGCTACAGTTGCACTCAAACCCTGGAGACTATGCGTGGGGTCAGGGAGGTCTGGACGCTGTCATCACGGAG TTGTTAGGACAGCTGGAGAGCACCGGTCCACCTCCTGCTGAAAAGGAGATGATCTCGTCCCTGCCGAAAGTTTGCGTCTCCCAGGAGCAGATAG actgcaGACTGGAGTGTCCAGTTTGCAGGGAGGAGTATTCACTAGGGGAATCTGTCAGGAAGCTTCCCTGCCTCCATTACTTCCACGGTCATTGTATAGTGCCTTGGCTGGAGCTG cATGACACCTGCCCGGTGTGCCGCAAAAGCCTGGATGGCGTCGACAACAGCCTCCCGCCCACGGCAGAGCCCCCGGAAGACCACTCCGTCAGGACAGAGCAACCAGAGAGGCAGGTGATCTGA